The nucleotide sequence CGCGCCGGTCGGGTACCCGCCGAACGGCTACCCCTTGACCGCCCCCGCCGTGAGTCCCTCGGTGAGGAAGCGCTGCCCGAAGGCGTACATGATCACCACGGGGATGCTGACCAGCAGCGAGGCCGCGGCGAGCTGTCCCTGCGGCACGACGTCCCCGGCGATCATGGACTGCATCCCCACCGGGAGCGTCTTGTACTCGTCCTTGGTGATGAACACGAAGGCGAAGAGGAACTCGTTCCAGGCGTTCGTCAGGGTGAACAGCGCGACCGCCAGCAGTCCCGGCTTGGCCAGGGGCAGCACCACCCGACCGAACGCCTGGAGGCGGGTGCAGCCGTCGACCAGCGCGGCCTCCTCCAACTCGATGGGGATCGACGAGAAGTAACCCGCCAGCAGCCAGGTGGCGAACGGCAGCGTGAAGGTCGGGTACGTGACCACCAGAGACCACAGCGAGTCGGTGAGCCGTACGCCGATGAGCAGCTGGTACAGCGGGATGAACAGCAGCGCGCCCGGCATCACGTAGGTGACCAGCACCGTGACGGTGAAACCCTGCGCCCCGCGGAACCGCAGCCGGGCCAGCGCATAGCCGGCCAGGGCGGCGCAGACCAGTGCCACCGCCGTGGAGGCCGCGGACACCAGCACGGTGTTGAGGTACCAGCGACCGAAGGGCTTGGTGGCGAAGAGGTCGGTGAACTGCTGGAGGGTCCACGGTGTCGGCCACAGGTCGTTGTCCCGCATGACGATCTGGCCCTCGGACTTGAACGCCGTGACGACGATCCAGTACAGCGGAACCAGGACGAAGGCGAGCAGCGCGGCCAGCGCGATCCCGGAGGCCAGCTTCGACGTCACCGACGACGCCCGGCGACGTCCCCAGGACTGGAGCGCCGAGACCACCCGGCCGACCGCCGCCGCGACCAGCAGGATCACCCCGAGGACCAGCGCCGCCTTCCAGACGATGTGTGGCGACGCCCAGGCCAGCAGACCGGTGAGCACCAGGGCGACGGCCCACGGCAACGCCTTGCGCGCCTGCCGCGCCTGCTGGGCCCTGCGGGCCCGTCGGGGCGACGCGGTGACGACGTCCCGGCGCAGCAACCGGACCAGGAAGAACACCAGTACGCCGACGACCGGCATCATCACCAGCGTGACCGCCGCGCCCGCGCCGTACTGTAGTTGC is from Micromonospora sp. WMMD1102 and encodes:
- a CDS encoding ABC transporter permease subunit, whose translation is MTSVRPAPPPATGTSPPPGAGSLTPTQRRLGRDWRLAALFLAPTALLVGGLVLLPIAWSVVTSTTERHGQQSVFVGLANYAALFGDDQFRTGVLNSFVFTAYAEVFKVVLGLSAALLLHNLRRGRAVLAGLLLLPWVVPTVVTAFSWRSLLDPIFGSVNLLLTESGIGPLLAKAHLVDTWPAGWLSEASLAMPSVIMVNVWKGVPFFTVAFLAGLKAIPADLYEAATVDGASSWQRFAHVTLPGLRHVITVTVTLSSIWTFNNFDLIWLLTQGGPGDATAPYVLVAYSKAILQLQYGAGAAVTLVMMPVVGVLVFFLVRLLRRDVVTASPRRARRAQQARQARKALPWAVALVLTGLLAWASPHIVWKAALVLGVILLVAAAVGRVVSALQSWGRRRASSVTSKLASGIALAALLAFVLVPLYWIVVTAFKSEGQIVMRDNDLWPTPWTLQQFTDLFATKPFGRWYLNTVLVSAASTAVALVCAALAGYALARLRFRGAQGFTVTVLVTYVMPGALLFIPLYQLLIGVRLTDSLWSLVVTYPTFTLPFATWLLAGYFSSIPIELEEAALVDGCTRLQAFGRVVLPLAKPGLLAVALFTLTNAWNEFLFAFVFITKDEYKTLPVGMQSMIAGDVVPQGQLAAASLLVSIPVVIMYAFGQRFLTEGLTAGAVKG